The stretch of DNA ATCTCTAAAGAGCCTGACTTGCTGAATCCAGTTCTGGTAGATACAGATTTTCTTGATAAGTGACACTGCCAGGTGTTATAAGGTCATAATACACCTTTGGAAAACACTGAACAATACAAACTTGTTCTAACTGCACATGAGGTAGTGTTCTCAAATAAAATGAGAAGTTTAGAGCTTTGCTGTCTAAACTATTAAATTAGGTAAACTAATTTAATAGTTTAAATCAGGCCTCCTACTGCAGATGTGGAGGTAGATAAGATTGATGGAttagatcggcttcacatgtatcGACCGATCACATAAAATTAGGAAACATTGCCGAtcaatcagtgcacccctagtAACAACAGCTGATTTGCccataaaacatataaaacaacacaaaatactaAAGTCTGATGATAAAAAATAAGGAGGGAAGGCTTCCCATTGGCTGGCATCAGATGAGTGTTTTGTTCCACCAGATATAGACTGAGTTGAGTTCATGTTAGATTATGGTGTGCAACTTTAGCTACATTTGGATCaaatgaaaactcaaaacacaGCAGATGCTAATACTGGTATCGTCCTCTCTTCCCTCCGTGTCCTCCATAGTCTCCATGTCTGTTGTGTCCTCCTTGGTTCCATCCTCCTCCCTTCCATCCTCCACCACCTCCccatcctcctccacctccttgaCTCCAGCCGCCGCCGCCTCCTCTTTCTCCGCCACCGCCGCGCCCTCCCCATCCTCCACCTCCATCTTGCCTCTTCTGCCAGGGGGGCATCTCAGGCGGCGGGGCGTCTATCTCGGAGGGACGTCCTCCTCGGTCCGGCACTCTTCCCATCAAAACCTGTTAAGGTAACCAAACGTCTCTGTGAATATCACCCGTCAActtgaagtattttatttttatttttttgtatgtggaAGCGTAATTTGCGTCTTGCACCTTGTTGACGGCGCAGGCGGTGTTCACCCGGCTGGAGCCGCTGCTGGTCTTCACCACGTTGCAGATGTCCTCCCTGGCCGCCAGCAGCTCGGCCACGTCCACCGAGGACTGAGGCTTCAGAGAGTGGCGCTTGGGCTGGTAGGCTCTGGCCATGCTGTCCACCTTCACCTGAGCAAACAAGACGCTCTTAGCAACAAAGCCACGCTCGTTGGCTAGTTTTCAGTGAGTAGCTCCGTGTTTACGTGCCTTGGCTCTGTCTGACCAGCCGAACGACTGAACGGTGACGTCCAGCCGCTTGATCAGCATCCTGCGGCGACACTCGTACTCTGACGACAGAATCGTGTTGATGCCGTGCAACTTCTCCTGCGGGGATACGCTTCGGTGAGAACTGGGCTCGGCAGGAACGTAAAGCGCATGACTTGAACTTGTTTACATACCCACTGCTCACTGCTCAGAGACTTCTGGAACACTGGAGAACCAATGAAGCCTTTAGGAAGTTCTTGAAGCAAATGTTCCACCTACGATTAAAGGTTTTCGTACTTTAGTAAATCATTTCTGCAAGGACGAACACCCCAAACAAAGAGTATGTGCCCCATGCGCACctctaggcctgtcgcgataaacgataaatcgattaatcgtacgataaattaaaactatcgacgtcattttaattatcggcattatcgtctcttccggcctttttctctttctgttaatgacactgaatgaaaaaaagacttaactccggtgctctccactgactcctccacacattagccgacagaaatcctaggtataacggttcgatcgggttcggtcctgccgtgtggtgtccaacaatgggcacaaaataatggctacaagtccagtgaactaattttaaaaccaggcattaatcaatgctttactacagtctacctgcaatgcatgtggctagtgtcagcgtaaagtcctgactgaatgaaaatcattagaacctatttacgtcacgttaatgAAGAACAgatgaaaagttaccgggtttatcaactgcggtagtaatttcgctccaactcctcctcttgtcatttctatattctttgcatgttgaataaacattaatgttgtttccacatatcatctccaatgtccgctggacttcgggttgcgccgtgtcagctgtttgggattcccctacgtaatttcccctcagaaagtgcggaggagaatccgcgctttctgattggctacctgtcacattcaacaggctgcgttaagatcccagtcggggaaaaaccctgatttagatcggagcggcaacgacgatctaccgtaacacaccacacaatcttagaaagatcaacgttttaagattgttgtatggggaaaaataggagcaaaaaatcgtgtagtgtgaattattgcatcaggtagtcgatgtgcccatcttctctatttaaatctaattattactgaagggcaacatagtatacagacttcataatctgcactcttttggttgaatgcagtatttatttccacttttactttatgttgtttagttttttttttttcaagtgcgttttttgttaatggagactgagaatccattttatttttgtttttggttgttttgtttattttgtttatcagttccagtgtttagtgttcttttgaaaataaagtgtatctatctttggcaagaaatcgcatggattattatgtcatttccattaaatcagtgtaaaaaggtcttcaaacaatattatcgtttatcgcaataatttttgagacaattaatcgctcagcaaaatttgctatcgtgacaggcctacgcACCTCTCCTATTCTCGCACtttatgtttcagatcatcaggCAAACATTAATATCACACAAAGagtgaaaacaggaagttgtttcCAAATGTATTAAAGGACAAAAATAGCTTTCTGTACTCGATGCtatgttaaaatatttcctGCTTTTATGAGTTACTGCGAGTTGTGAGGCACCATGTTTGAGACCTTGACCTCCTTTGTCCTCAAACAATGTCTTGGTTTTACACTAAAAGACATCGAATGCTGTTTTCGAACTAAAACGGCTTCTGAATAAAAGAACTGCTACATGTGGATTATACTGACACGTATCCTAACCACCAGAGGCTAGAATATTATGACtgctgatatttaaaaaaacatttagatcaagcaatattttattattttctttctacgTTTTTAAGAAGTTCCAATGTAAACTGAGTAATAAATGAGGCTGCAGCAGTCCTCATTTCTAGCCTACACATATGGTCCTAGTCAAATCtatgtgaaaaatgttatttttcacattaaatcgTTTCTTTTCCTACTAAATTTCCCAAAGTATTGCAGCGACACCAAGTAGAATCTCATTGAAATCAACAAGTCGTATACAGTAAAAATAGAGACGTAACAAATCAGGCCAGCTAAAAATTGGCCACCTGACTAGCCTCACCTTGTTTTTCACTTGAGAAAAAACCTCTGCTGCCTCTCTTCCTCCAGGCTCCGGCAGCTTCAGCGTCTCACAGATCGCTGAAAGCTCCCGCTGAACCGAACTCTCATCTCGGTGCTTCTCAGAGTCTCTTCTGCCGCTCGCGATCTGAGCTGCCTGAAGCTCAGAGctcaaaaacactaaaacaaggCCATCCTTGTTTTAAATTTCTCCCAATCTTCCCTCAAGAAGCTGATTAAAGGGGGCGAACACTTACAGACAAACTTTAGGTGGTCTTTTGTGCTCCGTGTGCTGCCCCGGAGGATCCCTGAAACGGCTCCTTCAAAGGGACAGTGCAGCTCTTTCAGCAAACCGCTCATCTCTACCTGAAGGCTGTCCATGTCGTCTGAAGAGAGAAAACCAAGAGTTGGAAAGTTTGAAAAGAtggtaagagaaaaaaatatatataatcaaaATTTAGGGCAATTTGTTTAGGCTAACTAATATTAAAAGTGGAACTAAACCACAAAGCCTCTGAAATTTCAGTACAAGATCCTTGATGCTACCAAAGGGGGGTATTATGTATTTCCAGGCACACAGTatcattttattgcacaaaaatgtcattattaataaaatgccctttaaaaagaatgtttttttcttaagggGTGTCTAAGAGTTTCTAACACATgccacatttttctgattttgtgtattaaataaatgacgtatctttctacttcacaattgtgATAGGCCATTAGTAATAAGGTGTGAAGATTTCTGCGGAGCACTGAATGgttcaaatattttatctttgaaCCTTTAGTTGTCATTTATGGGCGTGACTCACCTGGTCCAGATGTAATGCTCTCCTCCAAACCACAGACGGGCTTCAGTCTAGACGCCAACCACCGACAGAGGTCCACATACTCCGGGGACGAAAGGCCTCCCTCTGCCGCTCTTAGCAGCACCTTCTCCTCCAATAGAGGCCCGTCATATCTGCGGAGCGTCGCATACAACCATGAGGTATAAAACATTCACAGAAGTCAGACTTATGTCATGTATCCTCAAACCGCAACTTTAGTCGTCTTCAGTCCTACTGAGGATCCGACTTGAGCTCGTCAGCTAGTCAACATGCTAGCAGCGATTTAGCTTACCCGAGCTGCTCCAAGGAGTCCAAAATGTCACTCTCCATCCCCGAACTGTTGCTCCGTTGGTTGATTAAAACATGGTAATGTTACGGGTGGATGTGTGTCAATATAGACATGATTTGGACCCATTCATTTTCACCATGATGCCCGTGTATCCAAAGGCGTTCCTTCAGCTACATAAGCCGGAGTGAAACAGTGATGATGAAAGGTTCCGCCACcggtaaaaacataaattcacaataaaagtaatagtagtagtaataataataatagtaataataggTGGACCATAATCatactttatttaaatgtcagatattatatatattatatatacagtacagaccaaaagtttggacacacctttctaattcaatgggttttctttattttcatgactatttataaggcaagaaatcccacttattaacctgacagggcacacctatgaagtgaaaaccatttcaggtgactacctcttgaagctcatcaagaaaagtgtgtgcaaagcagtaatcacagcaaaaggttgctactttgaagaaactagaatataaggggtattttcagttgttttacactttttgtgcatatttccacatgcgttattcatagttttgatgccttcagtgtgaatctacaatgtcaatagtcatgaaaataaaggaaactcattggattaaaaggtgtgtccaaacttttggtctgtactgtatattatataAATGTcagatattatatatattatatatatattatataaatgtTAGATATAATATAGGCGTATGTGAAAAATGAGCTAAGATCGACTGAGTCATAGACATGAATGTCTATTTAGTTGAGTaaccaaaaattgtactcaggTAGAAGGAGCAAAACCTCAGTACTTCCGTAttagacaaagaaaacaactaagaaaaataaatgcaaatagcaaaacttttaagaagaaaaaacatcttttaaaatcacattctTCCAACACTATTTTTTGGTGTCGCATAATGTCACACAAGTAGAAGTTAAAAAATAGAGTTTAGTGTAGTAAAATTacacttaaaagtaaaaatatccCTAAACTTTATCTAGTAAATTTAACTAGTTTCTACCCACCTCTAACTATGACTACTACTCCTAGAC from Xiphophorus hellerii strain 12219 chromosome 19, Xiphophorus_hellerii-4.1, whole genome shotgun sequence encodes:
- the fam98b gene encoding protein FAM98B — translated: MESDILDSLEQLGYDGPLLEEKVLLRAAEGGLSSPEYVDLCRWLASRLKPVCGLEESITSGPDDMDSLQVEMSGLLKELHCPFEGAVSGILRGSTRSTKDHLKFVLFLSSELQAAQIASGRRDSEKHRDESSVQRELSAICETLKLPEPGGREAAEVFSQVKNKVEHLLQELPKGFIGSPVFQKSLSSEQWEKLHGINTILSSEYECRRRMLIKRLDVTVQSFGWSDRAKVKVDSMARAYQPKRHSLKPQSSVDVAELLAAREDICNVVKTSSGSSRVNTACAVNKVLMGRVPDRGGRPSEIDAPPPEMPPWQKRQDGGGGWGGRGGGGERGGGGGWSQGGGGGWGGGGGWKGGGWNQGGHNRHGDYGGHGGKRGRYQY